The Serratia rhizosphaerae genome has a segment encoding these proteins:
- a CDS encoding DUF3592 domain-containing protein: protein MRVISDLIFVTVISIVLYAFISIALKDWRNKKEKREVERDGVEVLGKITRSYTRSGGTSGVINVIIDFSYSAENGQVFKGKKEIAIKDICIDKYRVGEKLALRYARNDPSKVTHITDNPFC, encoded by the coding sequence GTGAGAGTTATCTCTGATTTAATATTTGTTACTGTTATTAGCATTGTTTTATATGCATTTATTTCTATTGCCTTAAAAGATTGGAGGAATAAAAAAGAAAAGAGAGAGGTTGAGAGGGATGGAGTTGAAGTGTTAGGCAAAATAACACGTTCATATACTCGTTCAGGTGGAACATCTGGTGTTATTAACGTAATTATTGATTTTTCTTACTCAGCGGAGAATGGTCAGGTATTTAAAGGTAAAAAAGAAATAGCTATAAAAGATATTTGCATTGATAAGTATCGGGTTGGGGAAAAACTCGCATTACGTTATGCTAGGAATGACCCTTCAAAGGTTACCCATATCACGGATAACCCTTTCTGTTAG
- a CDS encoding DUF2169 family type VI secretion system accessory protein, whose translation MKIIKPLRLSVLNRPYRWQGHNHLGVSVMALADMGEAPQLRPEVELWQLAASELQTSGGVIDMAIPKARAEFLATGYAYSHHQSDKTAVAARIEIEGLSKTLAVYGDRYWAGDRPTPPQPFEQMRLDWSRAWGGEGHDENPHGVGLHPVAVGGYQLRPLPNIESMQERITAAGQQPEPAGFGALDLLWPRRFKRMGKKYDARWLQQDFPGFARDIDWRVFNAASPDQWWQERDALPPQARWRIWNMHPEQPLQEGTLPPWQARCFINRQRGDETLFEEIALRATTVWFFPHLQQMILIWQGNTRINEDDAADVLQLMPALENVGAARSASHYRKVLSQRMDKERGALFAFREKDLVPEAAIGPWIDSEVEQSPSPMRDNMKNRANLLREQHRARLEAQGDSVDDLLPEFEEPEIPPLDELPEFIDKLEQQAEAQRLEAEERKREMEARFPEAAEDENGPRGPESMQRMQDMLHQNKDAISEKKLAQSQAALHQMYLMSVQSQPPARRLKGDLAQIIRDRVQRTLAQGGDFSGMDLTGADLSGMDLRGANFSRALLECADLSHSRLDGACLREAMLARCELHHSSLRECDLESASLALAQCCHSDFSGARFKETQLQQTLFDDCIFDDAVLDGLLLRETWLTRCRFRRARLEGCVFMELTLPAPDFSSARLHKTTFMKTTLEAACFSGASLESCSWVESHAEQARFDGATLVTCAAASESVLSGADFSNATLKQCNLRQTALRGARFTLAKLENSDLSEACCQGADFTRANLVGSLFVRSDFRQADFSDANLMGAILQKSLLGGTRFNGANLFRADLSQAITDSETSLNGAWTKRVKTLPGRDGETV comes from the coding sequence ATGAAAATTATCAAACCCCTGCGCCTTAGCGTATTAAATCGCCCTTATCGCTGGCAGGGCCATAACCACCTTGGCGTTTCGGTGATGGCGCTGGCGGATATGGGGGAGGCGCCGCAGCTGCGGCCGGAAGTAGAGCTGTGGCAGCTGGCGGCCAGCGAGCTGCAGACCAGCGGCGGGGTGATTGATATGGCGATCCCCAAAGCCCGGGCGGAGTTTCTGGCCACGGGTTATGCCTACAGCCATCACCAGTCGGATAAAACCGCCGTTGCGGCGCGTATCGAGATCGAAGGTCTGAGCAAAACCCTGGCGGTATATGGCGATCGCTACTGGGCCGGGGATCGGCCAACGCCGCCGCAGCCCTTTGAACAGATGCGGCTGGACTGGAGCCGCGCCTGGGGCGGTGAAGGCCATGATGAAAACCCTCACGGCGTTGGTCTGCATCCGGTGGCAGTAGGTGGCTATCAGCTGCGTCCGTTGCCCAATATCGAATCAATGCAAGAGCGCATCACCGCCGCCGGTCAGCAGCCGGAACCGGCGGGTTTTGGCGCGCTGGATTTACTGTGGCCGCGACGCTTTAAGCGCATGGGTAAAAAATATGATGCCCGCTGGCTGCAGCAGGACTTCCCCGGCTTTGCCCGGGATATCGACTGGCGGGTGTTTAACGCCGCCTCGCCCGATCAGTGGTGGCAGGAGCGTGATGCGCTGCCTCCTCAGGCGCGCTGGCGCATCTGGAATATGCATCCGGAACAGCCGCTGCAGGAGGGCACGCTGCCGCCGTGGCAGGCCCGCTGCTTTATCAACCGCCAGCGCGGCGATGAGACGTTATTCGAAGAAATCGCGCTGCGCGCCACCACCGTCTGGTTCTTCCCGCATCTGCAGCAGATGATCCTTATTTGGCAGGGCAACACCCGCATCAATGAAGATGACGCCGCTGATGTGCTGCAGCTGATGCCCGCTCTGGAGAACGTTGGCGCTGCCCGTTCGGCCAGCCACTATCGCAAGGTGCTGAGCCAGCGAATGGATAAAGAGCGCGGCGCGCTGTTTGCCTTCCGGGAAAAGGACCTGGTGCCGGAAGCCGCCATCGGCCCCTGGATCGACAGTGAAGTGGAGCAGAGCCCCAGCCCGATGCGCGACAATATGAAGAATCGCGCCAACCTGTTACGTGAACAGCATCGGGCACGGCTGGAGGCTCAGGGCGACAGCGTCGATGACCTTCTGCCAGAGTTCGAAGAGCCGGAGATCCCGCCGCTGGACGAACTGCCGGAGTTTATCGACAAGCTGGAACAGCAGGCGGAAGCGCAGCGTCTCGAAGCCGAAGAGCGCAAGCGCGAGATGGAGGCCCGCTTCCCTGAGGCAGCAGAGGATGAAAACGGCCCCCGGGGGCCGGAATCGATGCAGCGTATGCAGGATATGCTGCACCAGAATAAGGATGCCATCAGCGAGAAGAAGCTGGCGCAGAGTCAGGCGGCGCTGCACCAGATGTACCTGATGTCGGTACAGAGCCAGCCGCCGGCCCGGCGTCTGAAGGGCGACCTGGCGCAGATCATTCGCGACCGCGTACAGCGCACCCTGGCACAGGGGGGCGATTTCAGCGGTATGGATCTGACCGGCGCGGACCTTTCCGGTATGGATTTGCGCGGCGCCAACTTCAGCCGGGCGTTGCTGGAGTGTGCCGACCTCAGCCACAGCCGGCTGGATGGCGCCTGCTTGCGCGAGGCGATGCTGGCGCGCTGCGAACTGCATCACAGCTCGCTGCGGGAATGCGATCTGGAGAGTGCCAGCCTGGCGTTGGCCCAGTGTTGCCACAGCGATTTCAGCGGCGCGCGTTTTAAAGAAACCCAGCTGCAGCAGACGCTGTTCGACGACTGTATTTTTGACGATGCCGTTCTGGATGGCCTGCTGCTGCGTGAAACCTGGCTGACCCGCTGCCGTTTCCGACGGGCGCGGCTGGAGGGCTGCGTCTTTATGGAGCTGACGCTGCCGGCGCCCGATTTCAGTTCGGCCCGGCTGCATAAAACCACCTTTATGAAAACCACGCTGGAGGCGGCCTGTTTCAGCGGCGCCAGCCTTGAAAGCTGTTCCTGGGTGGAGAGCCACGCCGAGCAGGCGCGGTTTGACGGCGCGACGTTGGTGACCTGTGCGGCGGCATCGGAAAGCGTGCTGAGCGGCGCAGACTTTAGCAACGCCACCCTGAAGCAGTGCAACCTGCGCCAGACGGCGCTGCGCGGCGCTCGTTTCACGCTGGCGAAGCTGGAAAACAGCGATCTCAGCGAAGCCTGCTGCCAGGGCGCAGACTTTACCCGGGCTAATTTAGTGGGTAGTTTGTTTGTGCGCAGCGATTTCCGCCAGGCCGACTTCAGCGACGCCAACCTGATGGGGGCGATTTTGCAAAAAAGCCTGCTGGGCGGTACCCGCTTTAACGGCGCCAATCTGTTCCGGGCCGATCTCTCGCAGGCCATTACCGACAGTGAAACCAGCCTGAACGGCGCCTGGACCAAACGGGTTAAAACGTTGCCGGGCCGTGACGGGGAGACAGTATGA
- a CDS encoding LysR family transcriptional regulator: MEKIRFSLAQIEAFASVCESGNLTRAAKRLGKDRTTVGELVEYLELDLGYALFDRHTRPLRLTDAGQRLYRQARLFLQEAETFCQLAEHIPQQVRQRVVLCYDAFTPRSFLSALSAALYQQGIALDLRMMERTEAEELLAGGAAHLGVYQALNRSISDRFKWRALGALEMAVYAREGFFPDADPTPLIALAAHTQLIPFSDLPDAMAKRLQISDRIRVINELPLLQASLSAGQGWAFLPTHFQAQQWPAVSRLDTELGQSGLTHPMVALWKPGADDELLRLIEQIQWIYREES; encoded by the coding sequence GTGGAAAAGATTCGATTTTCTTTAGCCCAGATAGAAGCGTTTGCCAGCGTATGTGAGAGCGGCAATTTAACGCGGGCAGCCAAACGCCTGGGGAAAGATCGTACAACCGTCGGCGAACTGGTCGAGTACCTGGAGCTGGACTTGGGCTATGCGCTGTTCGATCGCCATACGCGCCCGCTGCGGTTAACGGATGCCGGGCAGCGCCTGTATCGTCAGGCGAGATTATTTCTGCAGGAAGCGGAAACCTTTTGCCAACTGGCGGAGCATATTCCGCAGCAGGTTCGCCAGCGCGTGGTGCTGTGCTATGACGCGTTTACGCCAAGGTCGTTTTTGAGCGCGCTGTCGGCGGCGCTGTATCAGCAGGGTATTGCACTGGATCTGCGCATGATGGAAAGGACGGAGGCGGAAGAGCTGCTGGCAGGCGGGGCGGCGCACCTGGGCGTCTATCAGGCGCTTAATCGCAGCATCAGCGATCGGTTTAAATGGCGGGCGTTAGGGGCGTTGGAGATGGCGGTGTATGCCCGCGAGGGGTTCTTTCCTGATGCCGACCCGACTCCGCTGATTGCGCTGGCTGCACACACTCAGCTTATTCCGTTCAGCGACCTGCCGGATGCCATGGCCAAGCGCTTACAGATCTCTGACCGTATCCGGGTCATCAATGAATTGCCGCTGCTGCAGGCATCGCTGAGCGCCGGACAGGGCTGGGCATTTTTACCGACGCATTTTCAGGCCCAGCAATGGCCGGCGGTAAGCCGGCTCGACACCGAGCTGGGCCAGAGCGGCCTGACGCACCCGATGGTTGCGCTCTGGAAGCCGGGCGCCGATGATGAGTTGCTGCGGTTGATTGAGCAGATACAGTGGATATACCGCGAGGAGTCTTAG
- a CDS encoding DUF4150 domain-containing protein, translating into MFANCQMMGVDLAFPDVCLTPMPAPTPVPYPDIALGPTAIPNALNILFMGMPAHNMATVTPLTNGDNAGVATGVASGTVMGPSRHLTGSFTVLLKGTPATRLTSVSLQNSTNTVGMRIVPSQFKVLMLAP; encoded by the coding sequence ATGTTTGCCAACTGTCAAATGATGGGCGTCGATCTGGCCTTCCCGGACGTGTGCCTGACGCCGATGCCCGCACCGACGCCGGTGCCTTACCCGGATATCGCGCTGGGGCCGACGGCGATCCCCAACGCGCTGAATATTCTGTTTATGGGTATGCCGGCCCACAATATGGCGACGGTGACGCCGCTGACCAATGGCGATAATGCGGGCGTCGCCACCGGCGTGGCGTCCGGCACGGTGATGGGTCCGTCGCGCCACCTGACCGGCTCGTTTACCGTCCTGCTCAAGGGCACGCCGGCCACCCGCCTGACCAGCGTATCCCTGCAGAACTCCACCAATACGGTGGGGATGCGTATTGTGCCCAGCCAGTTTAAGGTGTTGATGCTGGCGCCGTAA
- a CDS encoding type VI secretion system Vgr family protein, whose translation MLDRITVQLPVPGLLFWKLSGREALSEPFELSVTLLSTDARIDRSSLLGQPITVTIPTRSLMGKRYLNGKVTRVAVSAVELSGTRYAEYRLTMEPDLWPMKRDRNLRIFQGQTVPQIVKSLLGESQVNVEDRLTGSYRPWEYCVQYQESSLAFISRLMELEGITYHFSHEADKHTLVLTDAPQQQQPFSGYESIPYHVTPSGGSTDEEGISQWALEDSVTPGIYSLDDYDFRKPNAWLFQARQNPASPSPGSIDVYDWPGRYVEHGHGEFYARIRQERWQVDHQQIQGTGTAVGLAPGYTFALLNAPFFSDNGEYLTTAVHYQFEENRYASGSDGGSVHRLDFTVIPSSVVFRPEQATPWPRTYGPQTAKVVGPQGESIWTDKYGRVKVKFHWDRLANGDDTSSGWVRVSSAWAGQGFGGVQIPRVGDEVVIDFINGDPDRPIVTGRVYNEASMPPWELPGGSTRMGFMTRSKGGHMDNASYLFFEDKLGNESVDLHSERNMNVSVEGEHVETVHKATSYTHKDVRNVTVDKHDTQTYNSGQTVSVTAGGRKESITDNESKDVTGYSDNKYSNNLVVSSGATVSTKATSDIMFDAGSKIVYGQTISADGSESALPSVPFDINAKGTVMAPEGAFVPPTSILAAASSGAIGAATQVVYKKGVVTEINGVDKLTVDHNQIVDVKGNVARDIKGKWEESVAGEVSIKSPSKITIKSDVNVEINAPFFASNVKGYQVSITGASGSFTGVSGGLTGVSISHNVVDHSSKNIDLADADTRVRLRNKIEVTKSNLRTFFNNLFIVG comes from the coding sequence ATGTTAGATCGTATTACCGTCCAGCTACCCGTTCCCGGGCTGCTTTTCTGGAAACTCTCCGGGCGCGAGGCGTTATCGGAGCCGTTCGAACTGAGCGTAACGCTGCTGAGCACGGATGCGCGCATCGATCGCAGCAGCCTGCTGGGGCAGCCGATTACGGTGACCATCCCGACGCGTTCCCTGATGGGCAAACGCTACCTGAACGGTAAAGTAACCCGAGTGGCGGTAAGTGCGGTGGAGCTTTCCGGTACCCGCTACGCGGAGTATCGCCTGACCATGGAACCGGATCTGTGGCCGATGAAGCGTGACCGTAACCTGCGTATCTTCCAGGGTCAGACAGTGCCGCAGATAGTGAAGAGTCTGCTGGGCGAAAGCCAGGTGAATGTTGAAGATCGGCTGACGGGCAGCTATCGCCCTTGGGAATACTGCGTGCAGTACCAGGAGAGCAGCCTGGCGTTTATCAGCCGTTTGATGGAGCTGGAGGGCATTACCTATCACTTCAGCCATGAGGCGGACAAACACACCCTGGTGCTGACGGATGCGCCGCAGCAGCAACAGCCGTTCAGCGGTTACGAGAGCATTCCCTACCATGTCACGCCTTCCGGCGGCAGTACCGACGAAGAAGGCATCAGTCAGTGGGCGCTGGAAGACAGCGTCACACCGGGCATCTACAGCCTGGACGACTACGACTTCCGCAAGCCCAACGCCTGGCTGTTCCAGGCGCGCCAGAATCCGGCCTCGCCATCACCGGGCAGCATCGACGTTTACGACTGGCCGGGGCGCTACGTGGAACACGGCCACGGCGAGTTTTATGCCCGCATCCGTCAGGAGCGCTGGCAGGTGGATCACCAGCAGATACAGGGAACAGGCACCGCCGTCGGGCTGGCGCCGGGATACACTTTTGCACTGCTGAACGCGCCGTTCTTCAGCGATAACGGTGAGTATCTGACCACGGCGGTACACTACCAGTTTGAAGAGAACCGCTACGCCAGCGGCAGCGACGGGGGAAGCGTCCACCGGTTGGACTTTACGGTGATCCCGTCTTCCGTAGTATTCCGCCCGGAGCAGGCGACGCCTTGGCCGCGCACCTACGGCCCGCAGACCGCGAAGGTGGTAGGGCCGCAGGGCGAGTCCATCTGGACCGATAAATACGGCCGGGTGAAGGTGAAGTTCCACTGGGACCGTCTGGCGAATGGCGATGACACCAGTTCGGGCTGGGTGCGTGTTTCCAGCGCCTGGGCTGGTCAGGGGTTTGGCGGCGTGCAGATCCCGCGCGTTGGCGACGAAGTGGTGATCGACTTTATCAACGGCGATCCGGACCGCCCTATCGTGACGGGCAGGGTATATAACGAAGCCAGCATGCCGCCGTGGGAATTGCCGGGTGGTTCGACACGTATGGGATTTATGACCCGTAGTAAGGGCGGGCATATGGATAATGCCAGTTACCTGTTCTTTGAAGATAAACTGGGTAATGAATCGGTTGATTTGCACTCAGAGCGGAATATGAATGTTTCTGTCGAAGGGGAACATGTTGAGACAGTGCATAAAGCGACCAGTTATACTCATAAAGATGTCAGGAATGTTACTGTAGATAAGCATGATACTCAGACTTATAACAGTGGGCAGACCGTGTCTGTAACTGCCGGTGGGCGTAAAGAGAGTATTACGGATAACGAATCCAAAGATGTTACTGGCTATTCAGACAATAAATATAGCAATAATTTGGTCGTAAGTTCTGGTGCGACAGTAAGTACCAAAGCTACCAGTGATATTATGTTTGATGCGGGTAGCAAGATTGTTTATGGCCAAACAATATCGGCGGATGGTTCAGAATCAGCACTACCTTCTGTCCCTTTTGATATTAATGCCAAAGGTACTGTGATGGCTCCAGAAGGGGCTTTTGTTCCACCTACATCTATATTAGCGGCTGCATCATCTGGTGCAATCGGTGCTGCAACACAGGTGGTTTATAAGAAAGGTGTTGTCACAGAAATTAATGGCGTAGATAAACTAACGGTTGATCATAACCAGATCGTGGATGTAAAGGGGAATGTAGCGCGGGATATTAAAGGGAAATGGGAAGAAAGTGTTGCAGGAGAAGTATCTATAAAATCCCCAAGTAAGATCACAATAAAAAGCGACGTCAATGTCGAAATAAATGCACCATTTTTTGCTAGTAATGTAAAGGGCTATCAGGTGTCTATAACAGGTGCATCTGGTAGTTTCACAGGAGTTTCTGGTGGTTTGACTGGTGTATCTATTTCTCATAATGTAGTAGACCACTCAAGTAAAAATATAGATTTAGCTGATGCAGATACTAGGGTTCGGCTTAGGAATAAAATTGAAGTCACAAAATCAAATTTGAGAACTTTTTTTAATAACCTTTTCATTGTAGGATGA
- a CDS encoding DUF3592 domain-containing protein, which translates to MSNSFWVTLIIIVSVIILVIAYCYRTGAIYDRFKKDGVRTEARILNMEKIGATGTGNTKLKMDIEFDTDSGQVTTTAKEYISPQNMVKIMRNNTIYIYYMPNNPEEIFLAPSEMK; encoded by the coding sequence ATGTCTAATTCTTTTTGGGTTACATTAATAATAATAGTGTCTGTTATAATTCTTGTAATAGCTTACTGTTATAGAACAGGAGCCATTTATGATCGATTCAAGAAAGATGGGGTTCGTACAGAGGCTAGAATTTTGAATATGGAGAAAATCGGAGCAACAGGAACGGGAAATACAAAGCTTAAGATGGATATTGAATTTGATACTGACTCAGGACAGGTTACTACGACAGCTAAAGAATATATTTCCCCTCAGAACATGGTAAAGATAATGAGGAATAATACGATTTATATTTATTATATGCCTAATAACCCAGAGGAAATATTTTTGGCCCCATCTGAAATGAAGTGA
- a CDS encoding pentapeptide repeat-containing protein → MSHLSATDLQQRVKGGEAISELVLDGLDLRNCDLSGGIFQEVSLNGADLRGANLHEAVFTECELNDVQADGAQLVQTVFNQCGMANLRAASTALRECVFNECVLTAGDFSDGQFDTTQFMRCELQQSRFSRSALDRSTFFETPLDKAQFSQCRLLMTTFYGIDLRGVDFGGASFERVVFFECDQRNKSYARQQFTGCQFTDSRLDEADFSGAQLTQCNFKGASLQRANLRQVDARQALFMEADLSGVQCQGSQFDQAIMVNALLSGADFSQSRLFQSILQQAVAVGTRFRFCDLTYSDFSGADLRQADFTDVRFSRTRFHRARQDGAHIPNRRGMLEYDEELLAAEAWSAQRHSRG, encoded by the coding sequence ATGAGCCATCTTAGCGCAACAGATTTACAGCAGCGGGTGAAAGGCGGCGAAGCAATTAGCGAGCTGGTGCTGGATGGGCTCGATCTGCGCAACTGCGACCTGTCTGGCGGTATCTTTCAGGAAGTCTCGCTAAACGGTGCCGATCTGCGCGGCGCCAACCTGCATGAGGCGGTGTTTACCGAGTGCGAGCTGAACGATGTTCAGGCCGACGGGGCGCAGCTGGTGCAGACGGTGTTTAACCAGTGCGGCATGGCAAACCTCCGGGCTGCCAGTACGGCGCTGCGCGAGTGCGTCTTTAACGAATGTGTGCTGACGGCCGGCGACTTTTCTGACGGCCAGTTTGATACCACCCAGTTTATGCGCTGCGAGCTGCAGCAAAGCCGTTTTAGCCGCAGCGCGCTGGATCGCAGCACCTTCTTTGAAACGCCGCTGGATAAGGCGCAGTTTTCCCAGTGTCGGCTACTGATGACCACCTTTTACGGTATCGATTTGCGCGGCGTCGATTTCGGCGGCGCCAGCTTCGAGCGGGTGGTGTTCTTTGAATGCGACCAGCGGAATAAAAGCTATGCCCGCCAGCAGTTTACCGGCTGCCAGTTTACTGATAGCCGCCTTGACGAGGCGGATTTCAGCGGCGCGCAGCTGACCCAGTGCAATTTTAAAGGCGCTTCGCTGCAGCGGGCGAACCTGCGACAGGTCGACGCCCGTCAGGCGCTGTTTATGGAGGCCGACCTGAGCGGCGTTCAGTGTCAGGGCAGCCAGTTCGATCAGGCGATTATGGTCAATGCGCTGCTGAGCGGCGCCGATTTCAGCCAGAGCCGGCTGTTTCAGAGTATTTTGCAGCAGGCGGTCGCCGTGGGGACCCGTTTCCGCTTCTGCGATCTGACCTATAGCGACTTTTCCGGCGCTGATCTGCGTCAGGCGGATTTTACCGACGTCCGTTTTTCCCGAACCCGCTTTCACCGTGCCCGCCAGGACGGCGCGCACATCCCAAATCGCAGAGGGATGCTGGAATACGATGAAGAATTACTGGCCGCCGAAGCCTGGAGCGCCCAGCGCCACAGCCGAGGTTGA
- a CDS encoding YicC/YloC family endoribonuclease yields the protein MIRSMTAYARREIKGEWGSAAWELRSVNQRYLETYIRLPEQFRSLEPVVRERIRGRLTRGKVECNLRFELDPSAQSSLILNEKLAKQLVEAANWVKMQSDEGEINPIDVLRWPGVMSAQEQDLDAISAQLLQALDGALDDFIAARESEGTALKALIEQRLDAVGEEVVKVRAQMPNILQWQRERLVSKLEEAQVQLENTRLEQELVLMAQRIDVAEELDRLEAHVKETRNILKKKEAVGRRLDFMMQEFNRESNTLASKSINADVTTSAIELKVLIEQMREQIQNIE from the coding sequence ATGATCCGCAGCATGACCGCCTACGCCCGGCGTGAAATCAAGGGTGAATGGGGCAGCGCAGCTTGGGAGCTGCGTTCCGTTAACCAACGTTACCTGGAAACCTATATCCGCCTGCCGGAGCAGTTCCGCAGCCTGGAGCCGGTGGTTCGTGAACGCATCCGCGGCCGCCTGACGCGCGGTAAAGTGGAGTGCAACCTGCGCTTTGAGTTGGATCCCAGCGCGCAAAGCTCGCTGATTCTGAACGAAAAGCTGGCCAAACAGCTGGTGGAAGCCGCCAACTGGGTGAAAATGCAAAGCGACGAAGGGGAAATCAACCCGATCGACGTGCTACGCTGGCCGGGCGTGATGTCCGCACAGGAGCAGGATCTGGACGCCATCAGCGCACAGCTGCTGCAGGCGCTGGACGGCGCGCTAGATGACTTTATCGCCGCGCGGGAGAGCGAAGGCACCGCGCTGAAAGCGCTGATCGAACAGCGCCTGGACGCCGTCGGCGAAGAAGTGGTCAAGGTGCGCGCGCAGATGCCGAATATTCTGCAATGGCAGCGGGAGCGCCTGGTCAGCAAGCTGGAAGAAGCGCAGGTGCAGCTGGAAAATACCCGTCTTGAGCAGGAACTGGTGCTGATGGCGCAGCGTATCGACGTGGCCGAAGAGCTGGACCGCCTGGAGGCGCACGTTAAAGAAACGCGCAACATCCTGAAGAAAAAAGAGGCCGTGGGTCGTCGCCTCGACTTTATGATGCAGGAGTTCAACCGCGAATCGAACACGCTGGCCTCTAAATCCATCAATGCCGACGTCACCACCTCCGCGATTGAGCTGAAGGTGCTGATCGAGCAAATGCGCGAGCAGATTCAGAATATCGAGTAA
- the rph gene encoding ribonuclease PH, with amino-acid sequence MRPAGRAPQQVRPLTLTRHYTKHAEGSVLVEFGDTKVLCTATVEDGVPRFLKGQGQGWITAEYGMLPRSTHSRNAREAAKGKQGGRTLEIQRLIARSLRAAVDLKKLGEFTITLDCDVLQADGGTRTASITGACVALADALNALVAAGKLKANPMKGMVAAVSVGIVGGEPVCDLEYVEDSAAETDMNVVMMEDGRMIEVQGTAEGEPFSHDELLALLALARGGIDTIFQAQKAALAE; translated from the coding sequence ATGCGTCCAGCTGGCAGAGCACCACAACAAGTTCGCCCCCTGACACTCACCCGTCACTACACGAAACACGCTGAAGGCTCAGTGCTGGTTGAGTTTGGCGATACCAAAGTTCTGTGCACCGCCACGGTTGAAGATGGCGTACCGCGCTTTCTGAAAGGCCAGGGTCAAGGCTGGATCACCGCAGAATACGGCATGCTGCCGCGTTCGACCCACAGCCGCAACGCCCGTGAAGCGGCGAAAGGCAAGCAGGGCGGACGTACGCTGGAGATTCAGCGGCTGATCGCCCGTTCGCTGCGTGCGGCGGTCGATCTGAAAAAACTGGGCGAGTTCACCATTACGCTCGACTGCGACGTGCTGCAGGCGGACGGCGGCACCCGCACCGCCTCGATTACCGGCGCCTGCGTGGCGCTGGCCGACGCGCTCAATGCGTTGGTTGCCGCCGGCAAGCTGAAGGCTAACCCGATGAAAGGCATGGTGGCCGCCGTTTCCGTCGGCATTGTGGGCGGCGAGCCGGTCTGCGATCTGGAATATGTGGAAGATTCCGCAGCGGAAACCGATATGAACGTGGTGATGATGGAAGATGGCCGCATGATCGAGGTGCAGGGCACCGCAGAAGGTGAGCCGTTCAGCCATGATGAGTTGCTGGCGTTGCTGGCGTTGGCCCGAGGGGGCATCGACACTATTTTCCAGGCGCAGAAAGCGGCGCTGGCAGAATAA
- a CDS encoding DUF3540 domain-containing protein — MNNINHKLAQAALPPLQAAGRVTHCFADGSLMVECEGRGWHCRRAASCLIAPAVGDSVLIAGAADKAWLLAVLERADEGSAELSLPGDLHIRSAGELSLSGVTLKVEAQQGDCHIGEMNYSGDKLSAWVSLTRMVGKRAESVWQTVTQVSQNLFRHTRNTEQVRAGQVDIRADDYARLHAHNTVITSKAITKVDSEQIHMG, encoded by the coding sequence ATGAACAATATCAATCATAAACTGGCTCAGGCGGCGCTGCCGCCGCTGCAGGCCGCTGGCCGGGTAACCCACTGTTTTGCCGACGGCAGCCTGATGGTGGAGTGCGAAGGCCGCGGCTGGCACTGCCGCCGGGCGGCAAGCTGTCTGATTGCCCCGGCGGTCGGCGACAGCGTGCTGATCGCCGGCGCGGCGGACAAGGCGTGGCTGCTGGCGGTGCTGGAGCGGGCCGATGAAGGCAGCGCCGAGCTGTCGCTGCCGGGGGATCTGCATATCCGCAGCGCCGGAGAATTAAGCCTGAGCGGCGTCACCCTGAAGGTGGAAGCGCAGCAAGGGGACTGCCATATCGGCGAGATGAACTACAGCGGTGATAAGCTTTCCGCCTGGGTCAGCCTGACCCGTATGGTCGGCAAGCGCGCCGAATCGGTATGGCAGACGGTGACCCAGGTCAGTCAGAACCTGTTCCGTCATACCCGTAATACCGAGCAGGTGCGGGCCGGGCAGGTGGATATCCGGGCCGATGATTACGCGCGTCTGCACGCGCACAACACGGTGATTACCTCCAAGGCGATCACCAAAGTCGATTCTGAACAGATCCATATGGGCTAA